Proteins encoded within one genomic window of Geotalea daltonii FRC-32:
- the fabZ gene encoding 3-hydroxyacyl-ACP dehydratase FabZ, which translates to MMDINEIMKILPHRYPFLLVDRIVEMEPAKRIVGLKNVTINEPFFQGHFPGHPVMPGVLIVEAMAQVAGIMAYLASDEETRKKVSYFMSIDSAKFRKPVFPGDQLRIEIETIFHRRGIWSVAGKAFVGDVLATEAELKATFAEKSN; encoded by the coding sequence ATGATGGACATCAATGAAATCATGAAGATATTGCCCCATCGCTACCCCTTTCTCCTGGTGGACAGGATAGTTGAGATGGAACCGGCCAAGCGCATCGTCGGACTGAAAAACGTGACAATCAATGAGCCCTTTTTCCAGGGCCACTTCCCCGGTCACCCGGTTATGCCGGGTGTGCTCATAGTTGAAGCCATGGCCCAGGTTGCCGGAATCATGGCTTACCTGGCTTCCGATGAGGAAACGCGGAAAAAGGTCAGCTATTTCATGTCCATCGACAGCGCCAAGTTCAGAAAGCCGGTGTTTCCCGGGGACCAGTTGCGGATCGAGATTGAAACCATCTTCCATCGCCGTGGCATCTGGAGTGTTGCCGGAAAGGCTTTTGTTGGCGACGTTCTCGCCACGGAAGCTGAACTGAAAGCAACCTTTGCCGAAAAATCAAACTGA
- the lpxA gene encoding acyl-ACP--UDP-N-acetylglucosamine O-acyltransferase, which produces MIHSTAVIHSGAELAADVEIGPYAIIGEHVKIGRGTKVGAHAVIDGWTTIGEYNQIFHLASVGAVPQDLKYKGEETYLKIGDRNIIREFATLHLGTVTGDGETTVGNGNLFMAYSHVAHDCHVRNGVVMANAATLAGHVTVEDYAILGGLCAIHQFTRIGAHAMIGGGTLVGMDIPPYTIATGDRRDARLRGLNLVGLKRHNVSDEVVSALKKAYKILALSDMKLKDAIEKIKTEIPSSPEMEHFITFIESAQRGICR; this is translated from the coding sequence ATGATACATTCGACTGCAGTGATACACTCCGGGGCAGAGCTTGCCGCTGATGTTGAAATAGGACCCTATGCCATTATCGGAGAGCACGTGAAGATAGGCCGGGGAACGAAGGTAGGCGCCCATGCAGTTATCGACGGCTGGACTACTATCGGCGAATACAACCAGATTTTTCACCTGGCGTCCGTCGGTGCTGTGCCCCAGGATCTCAAATACAAGGGAGAAGAGACCTATCTGAAGATCGGCGACCGCAATATAATACGCGAATTCGCCACCCTGCATCTGGGAACGGTAACCGGAGACGGTGAGACAACGGTAGGCAATGGCAACCTCTTCATGGCCTATTCCCATGTGGCCCATGACTGCCATGTGAGAAATGGTGTGGTCATGGCCAATGCGGCAACCCTGGCCGGCCACGTGACAGTGGAAGATTACGCCATCCTGGGAGGGTTGTGCGCCATACATCAGTTTACCCGGATTGGCGCCCATGCCATGATCGGTGGCGGCACCCTGGTCGGCATGGATATTCCCCCTTACACGATTGCCACCGGAGACCGGCGGGATGCCCGGTTGCGGGGGCTTAACCTGGTGGGACTGAAGCGGCACAACGTCAGCGATGAGGTCGTTTCGGCCCTGAAGAAGGCATACAAGATCCTTGCTTTGTCAGACATGAAACTGAAAGACGCCATCGAAAAGATCAAGACTGAGATTCCTTCCTCCCCCGAAATGGAGCATTTCATCACCTTCATCGAATCGGCCCAGAGGGGTATCTGCCGCTGA
- a CDS encoding OmpH family outer membrane protein, with protein MKSIIILAAVSIFSLGITSAAFAADGAKIGSVDVQKVLLLSNSGKEAKEQLAQKANKYEAEKNAKDEELKKLKTDLEKQSVLLSESARSSKERDYQQRLKEYQRFLKDAQDDLQAKNDELTNRIVDEVVRVTQDFARKNGYTVIFVRNETMIYLDDKADLTDQILKLFNDSKKK; from the coding sequence ATGAAAAGCATTATTATTCTTGCGGCAGTCTCTATCTTTTCGCTGGGCATCACCTCGGCTGCTTTTGCTGCTGACGGGGCCAAAATCGGTTCGGTCGATGTTCAGAAGGTGCTCCTCCTGTCCAATTCGGGCAAAGAAGCAAAGGAACAACTTGCCCAGAAGGCCAACAAGTACGAAGCAGAGAAGAACGCCAAGGATGAGGAGCTGAAAAAACTGAAGACCGACCTGGAAAAACAGAGCGTTCTGCTTTCCGAGTCGGCCCGGAGCAGCAAAGAACGTGACTATCAGCAGCGGCTCAAGGAATATCAGCGTTTTCTCAAGGATGCCCAGGATGATCTGCAGGCCAAGAATGACGAACTGACCAATCGCATAGTCGACGAGGTCGTCAGGGTCACCCAGGATTTTGCCCGCAAGAACGGCTACACGGTCATCTTCGTCAGGAATGAGACCATGATTTACCTGGATGACAAGGCTGACCTTACCGACCAGATCCTGAAACTCTTCAATGACAGCAAGAAAAAATAA
- the bamA gene encoding outer membrane protein assembly factor BamA — protein sequence MLRIANRLLFLMTMIAVFCGSAFADGEKISQLQIKGNRRIESAAIQKVIKVKEGDTLFADKVDSDVRAIYKLGYFEDVKAILDKSDAGATLTYQVTEKPVVREVKIEGNKELSIDKIKEALEIKQNTIFTPKDLTKSIKKVKKLYADEGYYLAEIDSSVEKRSATEIRIMLKINEGKKVLIKTIRFEGNKAFSARRLKKAMETSERWMFSWLTGAGTYKEEVLKNDVNLISDLYFNEGYINVKIGEPAVRVLEDKSGLEVLIGITEGDQYKVGTLGFKGEMLDSQETFSKMLKIKSGEVFNRSTLRTDVFTLTDFYADKGYAFANITPLTKVNPEAKIIDITFDMEKGEKVYIDRINISGNTKTRDKVIRRELKFAEGDLYGSTPLKRSKQNLMNLGFFEEANLVTAKGSADNKLDLNVDVKEKATGTFSIGAGYSSLDGIIGQGSVQEANFLGLGLKATLSASLGAKTQTYNVGLTDPYFLDTRWTVGADIYRTERDYTDFSRRVTGGDIKGGYPLSDTLSTFWIYKYEQKEIFDESVSLLESIKNGTVTSETTGTTSSITASLTSNTTDYRLDPSRGMMNTLSAEFAGLGGTNRFARYITENALYLPAGWGGVFSLRGTFGYIQSVGKEVPIDEKFYLGGINTLRGYSSRTVSPYKLVSTTNSDGTISSDNLYLGGDTELIFNAEYQFPLLKDAGLKGVIFFDAGNSYGSIGDIFTRFQTSYGAGIRWFSPIGPLRLEYGIPVNPRTGVDSAGGKLEFSIGSFF from the coding sequence TTGTTACGGATAGCCAATAGACTTCTTTTTCTGATGACAATGATTGCCGTCTTCTGTGGTTCAGCCTTTGCCGATGGGGAAAAAATCTCCCAGCTGCAAATCAAGGGAAATCGCAGGATCGAATCCGCTGCCATACAGAAGGTAATCAAGGTGAAGGAGGGTGATACCCTCTTTGCCGATAAGGTGGACAGCGATGTCCGTGCCATCTACAAGCTGGGCTATTTCGAAGACGTGAAGGCAATTCTGGACAAAAGTGACGCCGGTGCCACCCTTACCTACCAGGTGACGGAAAAACCGGTGGTGCGAGAGGTAAAGATCGAAGGCAACAAGGAACTTTCCATCGACAAGATCAAGGAAGCCCTTGAGATCAAGCAGAACACGATTTTTACACCGAAGGATCTGACGAAGAGCATCAAGAAGGTAAAAAAGCTCTATGCAGACGAAGGGTATTATCTGGCTGAAATAGACAGCAGCGTTGAGAAGCGTTCGGCTACTGAAATCAGGATCATGCTGAAAATAAACGAGGGTAAGAAGGTCCTGATCAAGACCATCCGCTTTGAGGGCAACAAGGCTTTCTCCGCCAGGAGGCTGAAAAAGGCCATGGAGACCTCGGAACGTTGGATGTTCTCCTGGCTTACCGGCGCAGGCACCTATAAGGAAGAGGTGCTGAAGAACGATGTCAATCTCATTTCGGACCTTTATTTCAACGAAGGCTATATAAACGTCAAGATAGGCGAACCGGCGGTTCGCGTTCTGGAGGACAAGAGCGGTCTGGAGGTGCTGATCGGCATCACCGAAGGGGACCAATACAAGGTGGGAACGTTGGGATTCAAGGGGGAAATGCTGGACTCCCAGGAGACTTTCTCCAAGATGCTGAAAATCAAAAGCGGAGAGGTTTTCAACCGCAGCACCTTGAGAACTGATGTCTTCACCCTGACCGATTTCTATGCCGACAAGGGCTATGCCTTTGCCAACATAACTCCTTTGACCAAGGTCAATCCTGAAGCAAAGATCATCGACATCACCTTTGATATGGAAAAAGGTGAAAAGGTATATATCGACCGCATCAATATCAGCGGCAACACCAAGACCCGCGACAAGGTCATCCGCCGGGAATTGAAATTTGCCGAAGGTGATCTCTACGGATCTACCCCCTTGAAGCGGAGCAAGCAGAACTTGATGAACCTTGGTTTTTTCGAAGAGGCCAACCTGGTCACGGCTAAGGGAAGTGCCGATAACAAGCTTGATCTGAATGTGGATGTGAAGGAAAAAGCTACCGGCACCTTCAGTATCGGTGCAGGCTACAGTTCCCTTGACGGGATTATCGGTCAGGGCTCCGTTCAGGAGGCGAACTTTCTCGGCTTGGGGCTTAAGGCTACGCTTTCGGCTTCCCTTGGCGCCAAAACCCAGACCTACAATGTGGGACTGACCGATCCATATTTCCTTGACACCAGATGGACCGTCGGTGCTGATATTTATCGCACCGAACGGGACTATACGGATTTTTCCCGACGGGTTACCGGTGGCGACATCAAGGGGGGCTATCCCCTGAGCGACACCCTGAGCACTTTCTGGATCTACAAGTATGAGCAGAAGGAGATCTTCGACGAATCCGTATCCCTGCTGGAAAGTATCAAAAATGGTACCGTCACCTCCGAAACAACCGGCACCACCAGTTCCATAACCGCCAGTCTGACCAGCAACACCACCGATTACCGCCTCGATCCTTCCCGTGGAATGATGAATACCCTTTCCGCTGAATTTGCCGGACTTGGCGGCACCAACCGGTTTGCCCGCTATATTACCGAGAATGCCCTCTATCTCCCTGCCGGTTGGGGTGGTGTATTTTCCCTGCGTGGCACCTTCGGCTACATCCAGAGTGTGGGGAAAGAAGTCCCGATCGACGAGAAATTCTATCTTGGGGGGATCAACACCCTGCGCGGCTATAGCAGCAGAACTGTCAGCCCTTACAAATTGGTGTCCACGACCAACAGCGATGGAACGATCAGTTCCGATAATTTGTACCTGGGAGGGGATACTGAACTCATTTTCAATGCCGAGTATCAGTTTCCTCTTTTGAAGGATGCGGGGCTTAAGGGGGTAATATTCTTCGATGCCGGGAATTCATACGGCAGTATCGGAGATATATTTACCCGCTTCCAGACCAGTTATGGCGCCGGCATCCGCTGGTTTTCACCCATCGGCCCCTTGCGTCTCGAATACGGAATACCCGTTAATCCCCGTACTGGTGTAGACAGTGCTGGCGGTAAACTGGAATTTTCAATAGGAAGTTTTTTCTAA
- the lpxD gene encoding UDP-3-O-(3-hydroxymyristoyl)glucosamine N-acyltransferase, whose amino-acid sequence MGKTLKEVAEYLGGRVIGDENAVVGGLGTLDDAGEGQITFLANPKYAQKVATTRATAVILPPGAPGHGRNVIEVSNPYLAFAKLLTLFYVAPPKALGVMDGAVIGQGVAMGKDISIYPGAHVADGVKMGDRVTLYPGVVLYPGVELGSDVTLHANVVVRERCRIGNRVTVHSGTVIGTDGFGYAPDGKDWYKIPQIGIVILEDDVEIGSNAVIDRAALEATIIGRGTKIDNLVQIAHNCVIGENCMIVSQVGISGSTKVGNHVTMGGQVGVAGHIQIGDNVMVGAKSGVPGNIPANQIVSGIPAFAHRDWLKASSVFPRLPEHRKTLASLEKRVQELEEKLKADEKVK is encoded by the coding sequence GTGGGAAAAACACTGAAGGAAGTGGCTGAATACCTGGGTGGACGGGTAATCGGCGACGAAAATGCCGTGGTAGGAGGTCTGGGCACCCTTGACGATGCCGGGGAGGGGCAGATAACCTTCCTTGCCAATCCCAAATATGCGCAGAAGGTTGCCACTACCAGGGCTACTGCTGTCATACTGCCCCCCGGCGCACCAGGGCACGGCAGGAATGTGATCGAGGTTTCCAATCCCTATTTGGCCTTCGCCAAACTGCTGACCCTGTTCTACGTGGCTCCGCCAAAGGCCCTGGGTGTAATGGATGGCGCTGTCATCGGCCAGGGAGTCGCCATGGGCAAGGACATTTCCATCTATCCCGGAGCCCATGTGGCCGACGGGGTCAAAATGGGAGACCGGGTTACCCTTTATCCCGGCGTTGTGCTTTATCCCGGGGTCGAACTGGGAAGCGATGTCACTCTCCATGCCAATGTGGTCGTTCGTGAGCGCTGCCGGATCGGCAACCGGGTCACCGTTCACAGCGGCACGGTGATCGGCACTGACGGTTTCGGCTATGCCCCGGACGGCAAAGACTGGTACAAGATTCCGCAGATCGGCATTGTCATCCTCGAGGATGATGTGGAGATCGGTTCAAATGCGGTGATCGACCGGGCAGCGCTTGAGGCGACCATTATCGGTCGCGGGACCAAAATCGACAACCTGGTGCAGATCGCCCACAACTGCGTCATCGGCGAGAACTGCATGATCGTGTCCCAGGTGGGGATTTCCGGCAGCACAAAGGTCGGCAACCACGTGACCATGGGAGGACAGGTCGGGGTCGCAGGGCATATCCAGATCGGCGACAATGTCATGGTCGGAGCCAAATCGGGGGTGCCGGGCAACATTCCGGCTAACCAGATAGTCAGCGGCATACCGGCTTTTGCCCACCGGGACTGGCTCAAGGCATCGAGCGTCTTCCCCCGGCTGCCAGAACACCGGAAAACTTTGGCCTCTCTGGAAAAACGGGTCCAGGAGCTGGAAGAGAAGCTCAAGGCGGATGAAAAAGTTAAATGA